The following proteins are encoded in a genomic region of Bufo bufo chromosome 11, aBufBuf1.1, whole genome shotgun sequence:
- the CDC42SE1 gene encoding CDC42 small effector protein 1 codes for MSDFWHKLGCCVVEKPQPKKRRRIDRSMIGEPMNFVHLTHIGSGDMASGDGLSMAAPMQDHMRSKGNRDRPWSNSRIL; via the exons ATGAGCGACTTTTGGCATAAACTAGGCTGCTGTGTGGTAGAAAAGCCACAACCG aagaagaggagaaggattGATCGCTCCATGATAGGAGAACCCATGAACTTTGTCCATCTGACACATATCGGCTCAGGAGACATGGCCTCTGGAGACGGACTTTCCATG GCCGCTCCGATGCAAGATCATATGAGATCGAAAGGAAACCGCGATAGACCATGGAGCAACTCCAGGATCTTGTAG